The genome window AGCCGCGCGGTGCTGGCTGACCTGGACGACGTCTGGGCCGCCACCCTGTCCGACCCGCTCGGCATCCGCGCGCTGGCGCAGACGCTGCGGTACTGGTCGGCGGAAGAACGCAACCACAACCTGCCCGAACTCGGCGGCTACCTGCTGGCCAACCGTGCGCTGTGGCTGGGCGTGTCGGTGCTGCTGTTCGCGGCGACCTTCGCCCTGTTCCGCACCGAACGCAGCGGCACCCGCCGCCGTTTCGGCCGCAAGCCACCGACGCCGACCATCGCAGTACCCGTGGCCGCAGCCGCGATCGCTGCGCGCGCCGTACGACTGCCGGCAGTCGTCCCGTTCGCGCAGCACGGCGCCGGCTGGCGGCAACTGCTGCGGCAGGTGCGCTTCGACAGCCTGGGCGTGTTCCGCAGCGCGCCGTTCGTGGTCGTACTGCTGCTCGGCATCGCCAACTTCGTGCCGCAGGCCTTGTTCGGCGACACCTACTACGGCACCGACATCTGGCCGGTGACCTCGGTGATGCTGCAGGGGCTGCAGAACAGCTACAGCTTCCTGCTTGTGATCATCGTGCTGTTCTATGCCGGCGAGCTGGTGTGGAAGGAACGCGGCGTGCGCATCGACGGCATCACCGATGCGATGCCGGTGCCGAACTGGGTGCCGCTGCTGGGCAAGCTGTTGACGTTGATCGCCGTGATCGCCGCGTTCCAGGCGGCCGGCGCGCTGGCCTCGGTCGCGGTGCAGCTGGGCAAGGGGTATACCCAGCTCGAACCGCTGCTGTACGTGAAGACGCTGGCGCTGGGTTCGGTGTTCTATGTGCTGATGGGCGGCATGGCGCTGGTGCTGCAGGTGCTGAGCAACAACAAGTTCTTCGGCTATGCGCTGCTGATCCTGCTGCTGATCGGGCAGGTGGCGCTGTCGATGCTCGACTACACGCAGAGCCTGTACAACTTCGGCAGTTGGCCGAATGCGCCGTATTCGGACATGAACGGCTTCGGCCACTTCCTGCCGGGGCAGCTGTGGCTGCAGGGCTACTGGGGCCTGTTCCTGCTGACCCTGCTGTTGCTGGCGGCGGCGTTCTGGCCGCGCGGCGTCGGCAGCGGACCGCGCCAGCGGCTGCGGCTGGCGCGGCAGCGCCTGCGCGGCAGTGCAGGGGTAGCGACCGTGCTGTCGCTGCTGGCGTTCGCCGCGGTCGGCGGCTGGATCTATTGGAACAGCAATATCTACAACACGTTCCGCTCGCCCGACCAGGAGCTGGACCTGCAGGCCCGCTACGAGCGCGACTACCGCAAGTACAAGGACCTGCCGCAACCGCGCATCGTCGCCGTGTCCAACCAGGTGGATCTGCACCCGGAAACCCAGTCGGTCGTGGTGGATGCCACATGGACCGTGCGCAATACCTACGCCACGCCGATCGGCGAGGTGCACCTGGGCATGAACGGCGAGGACGGCGACAACACCCTGGTCGCGGTGGACCTGGGCGGGCAGACCCTGGTCAAGCACGACAAGGCGCTGGGCTACCGTATCTACCGGCTGACCACGCCGCTGCAGCCCGGCGCGCAACGCACGTTCCGCTTCCGTGTCGATCGCCATCCGCACGGTCTCACCGTGGGCCAGGCGCAGAGCGAGATCGTCGGCAACGGCAGCTTCTTCAACAGCGGCATGCTGCCCTGGTTCGGCTACAACGCGCAGCAGCAGATCGAGGACCGTAACGAGCGCCGCAAGCGCGGACTCGGCGAACCCACGCGCATGCCCAAGCTGGAAGACCAAGCCGCGCGAGCCAACACCTATATCAGCGACGATGCCGACTGGATCGATTTCGCCACCACCATCTGCACCGCACCGGACCAGATCGCGCTGGCGCCTGGCTATCTGCAGAAAGAATTCAGCCGCCAGGGCCGGCGCTGCTTCAGTTACGCGATGGACCGGCCGATGCTGAATTTCTACGCCTATCTGTCGGCGCGCTGGCAGGTGAAGAAGGCGCGCTACAAGGACATCCCGATCCAGGTCTACCACGACGCCAAGCATCCGTACAACGTGCAGCGGATGATCGAGAGCGTGCAGAAGTCGCTGGCCTACTACGAGCAGCACTTCTCCCCGTACCAGCATCACCAGGTGCGCATCATCGAGTTCCCCGGCTACCAGAGCTTCGCCCAGTCCTTCGCCAACACCATCCCGTACTCGGAGTCGATCGGCTTCATCGCCGACCTGCGCGACCCGGACGATATCGACTACGTGTTCTACGTCACCGCGCACGAAGTGGCGCATCAGTGGTGGGCGCACCAGGTGATCGGCGCCAACGTGCAGGGCGCCACGATGCTGTCCGAATCGCTGGCGCAGTACTCGGCGCTGATGGTGATGGAGCAGGAGTACGGCCGCGCGCGCATGCGTCGCTTCCTGAAGTACGAACTGGACCGCTACCTGAGCGGGCGCGGCGGCGAAAGCCTCGAGGAGCTGCCGCTGTACCGCGTGGAGAACCAGCAGTACATCCACTACCGCAAGGGCTCGCTGGTGTTCTACCGGCTGCGCGAGGAGATCGGCGAGCAGGCGCTGAACCGCGCGCTGCACACGTTCCTGCTGGCCAAGGCCTTCCAGCAGCCGCCCTACACCACCTCGGCCGAGCTGCTGCAGTTCATCCGTGCCGAGGCACGCCCCGAGCAGCAAGCGCTGATCACCGACCTGTTCGAGAAGATCACCTTCTACGACAACCGGGTGCAAGCGGCGAGCGCGCGCAAGCGTGCCGATGGCCGCTACGACGTGACCCTGCAGTTGCACGCGGCCAAGCACTATGTGGACGGCAAGGGCAAGGAGCGCGACGGCGCGCTGGACGACTGGATCGAGGTCGGCGTGTTCGCCAAGGGAGCGTCGGGCAAGGAACGCGACGAGAAGGTGCTGTATCTGCAGCGCCTGCACGTGACCACCGCCGCGCCGACCATCACCGTGACCGTGGAGCGCTTGCCCAGCGAAGCCGGCTTCGATCCATACAACAAGCTGATCGACCGGGTCTCGGACGACAACCGCAAGCAGGTGACGTTGCAGTGACGGGTGCCGCCGCTTCGGCGGCGACGGGTGCGCCGCGCTGAACCGCCTGCGGCCGGCGATTCCCAGCACCATACGCCTAGGTATACAGTCGGTCCCAGGCCGGCATCGCGCCGACCGCTTCGCACACACCCTGGGAGGGGACACCATGCGCACCATCTTCAAGACCCTGATGCTGGCCCTGCCGCTGAGCCTGGCCGCATTCGTCGCACAGGCCGCCGACACCTCGCCGGTCGGCCGCTGGCAGACCATCGACGACGAGACCGGCAAGCCCAAGTCGATCGTGCAGATCGAGCAGGCTGGCAACGGCACGCTGAGCGGCAAGGTCGTCGAGATATTGCAGTCCAACCATGGCCCGAACCCGCTGTGCGACAAGTGCGACGGCGCGCAGAAGGGCAAGCCGATCAAAGGCATGACCATCCTATGGGGGCTGAGGCCGGACGGCACCGCGGTGTGGAGCGGCGGTTCGGTGCTGGATCCGGCCAAGGGCAAGACCTACAAGGCCAAGATCACCCTCAGCGACGGCGGCAAGAAACTGCAGATGCGCGGCTACATCGGCATCGAGGCGCTGGGGCGGACGCAGATCTGGATCAGGGAATAAGAGCCGGGACCAGGGACCAGGGACCCGTAAAAAAGCAGGGCGCTTGAGGCGTCCTGGTTTTTTTGCGCTTCGCAACAACATCACAGCCCTGCACCGAATTCCCCTGGCCCCTGGTCCCTGGTCCCCGGTCCCCGCTCCACGACTAATGCGATAATCGCGATCCCCCACGGATCGCCGTTCGCCATGACCCGCACCGCTCTCGTCACCACCGCCCTGCCTTATGCCAACGGCCCGCTGCACCTGGGCCATCTGGTCGGCTATATCCAGGCCGATATCTGGGTGCGCGCGCGGCGGCTGCGCGGCGACCGCACCTGGTTCGTCTGCGCCGACGACACCCACGGCACGCCGATCATGCTCGCCGCGGAGAAGGCAGGGGTCACCCCGGAGAACTTCATCGCCAACATCCAGGCCAGCCACGAGCGCGATTTCGCCGCGTTCGGCGTGGCCTTCGACCATTACGACTCGACCAACTCCGCCGCCAACCGCGCGCTGACCGAGGCGTTCTACGCCAGGCTCGAGGCCGGTGGGCACATCGCGCGGCGCTCGGTGGCGCAGTTCTACGATCCGGCCAAGGGCATGTTCCTGCCCGATCGCTACATCAAGGGTATCTGCCCGAACTGCGGCAGCGCCGACCAGTACGGCGACAACTGCGAGGTCTGCGGCGCCACCTACGCGCCGACCGAGCTGAAGGAGCCGAAATCGGTGATCTCCGGCACCACTCCGGAACTGCGCGACTCGGAACACTTCTTCTTCGAGGTCGGCCGCTTCGACGGCTTCCTGCGGCAGTGGCTGGCCGGCGATGTGGCCCTGCCCGGGGTCAAGGCCAAGCTGATGGAGTGGCTGGACAGCGAGGGCGGGCTGCGCGCCTGGGACATCTCGCGCGACGCGCCGTACTTCGGCTTCGAGATTCCCGGCCAGCCGGGCAAGTATTTCTACGTGTGGCTGGACGCGCCGATCGGCTACCTGAGCAGTTTCCAGAACCTGTGCGCGCGCCAGGGCGAAGCGTTCGAACCACACCTGGCGGCCGGCACCGCCACCGAACTGCACCATTTCATCGGCAAGGACATCGTCAACTTCCACGGCCTGTTCTGGCCGGCGGTGCTGCACGGCACCGGTCACCGCGCGCCGACCCGGCTGCACGTCAACGGCTACCTGATGGTGGACGGCGCCAAGATGTCCAAGTCGCGCGGCACCTTCGTGATGGCGCGCACCTACCTGGACGTGGGCCTGGAGCCGGAAGCGCTGCGCTACTACTTCGCCGCCAAGTCGTCCGGCGGGGTCGACGATCTCGATCTGAACCTCGGCGACTTCGTGGCGCGGGTCAACGCCGACCTGGTCGGCAAGTTCGTCAACCTGGCCAGCCGCTGCGCCGGCTTCATCGACAAGCGCTTCGGCGGCAAGCTGGCCGACGCGCTGCCGGACCCGGCGCAGTACGCGCGCTTCGTCGCCGCGCTGGCGCAGATCCGCGACGCCTACGAGCGCAACGACGCGGCCAGCGCGATCCGCCAGACCATGGCCCTGGCCGACGAGGCCAACAAGTACATCGACGCGCACAAACCGTGGGTGATCGCCAAGCAGGACGGCGCCGACGTGCAGCTGCAGGCGGTCTGCACGCAGGGCCTGAACCTGTTCCGGGTGCTGGCCGGCGCGCTGAAGCCGGTGCTGCCGCGCACCAGCGCCGAGGCCGAAGCCTTCCTGTCCGCGCCGCTCGCCGCCTGGGACGAGCTCGACGCGCCGCTGCTGGCGCACGTCATCCAGCCCTACGCCCCGCTGTTCACCCGAATCGACCCCAAACTGATCGACGCCATGACCGACGCCTCCAAGGACACCCTCGCCCCCGCCCCGACCGCGCCGATGCCTACAGCGAAACCCGCGCCCTCCGCTCCTGCTTCTGCCGGTCCCGGTTCCCCGGCCCCCGGTCCCGCCACCATCGGCATCGACGATTTCGCCAGGCTCGACCTGCGCATCGGCAAGGTGCTGGTGTGCGAATGCGTCGAGGGTTCGGACAAGCTGCTGCGCTTCGAACTGGACGCCGGCGCACTGGGCAAGCGGCAGATCTTCTCCGGCATCCGCGGCAGCTACGCCGAGCCGGAAACACTGGTCGGCCGCAGCGTGGTATTCATCGCCAACCTGGCCCCGCGCAAGATGCGCTTCGGCCTCAGCGAAGGCATGATCCTGTCGGCCGGCTTCGACGGCGGCGCGCTGGCGCTGCTCGACGCCGACAGCGGCGCGCAGCCAGGCATGCCGGTGCGTTGAGGGCTGGGAATGGAGATTCGGGAATCGCAGAGCGCCTGCAACTGCGATGAACCCGCTTTGCCCATTCCCGTTTCTCCATTCCACATTCCCATGCATCTGGCCCTGTTCGACTTCGACCACACCATCACCACTACCGATACCTATGCGCGGTTCCTGCGCCGCGTCGCCACGCCGCAGCAGCTGGCAAGGGCGAAATGGTCGGTCGGGCCGTGGTTGGCCGGCTACCGGCTGGGCCTGGTGTCGGCGCAGGCGATCCGCAGACGGGCCACGCGGATGGTGTTCGCCGGCCGGGACGCAGGAGAGATCGCCGCGCACGCTCAGACTTATTCGCATGAGGCCCTTCCGTCGCTGCTGCGCGCGGAGATGATGCAGCGCATCGCCTGGCATCAGGCGCAGGGCGACCGCGTGGTGCTGGTGTCCGGATCGCTGGACCTGTACCTGCAACCATGGTGCGAACAGCATGGCCTGGCGCTGATCTGCAACCGCCTGGAAGCGCGCGACGGCGGGCTGACCGGCCGCTATGCCGATGGCGATTGCGGGCCGCACAAAGCGCGCCTGATCCGCGCGCGCTACGATGTGGCCGCCTATGGGCGCGTCTACGCCTACGGCGACAGCCGCGAAGACCGGCCGATGCTGGCGCTGGCCCACGAGCGCTGGTACGGCGGCCGCCGCGTCACATGATCCTGGTATTGCCGCGCGCCGCACCCGGCGCGCCGAATCGGCCATGAAGCCCACCCACGACAACCTGCTCGAACGCCTCGACCGCCTGCTGCCGCAGACCCAATGCGGCCAGTGCGGCTTCGACGGCTGCCGCCCGTACGCCGAAGCGATGGCGCGCGGCACGGCACAGGTGGACCGCTGTCCGCCCGGAGGCGACGCAGGCGCGCGCGCACTGGCGCACGTGCTCGGCACGCGGCCGCTGCCCTACGACCGCAGCCGCGGCACGCACGCGCCGGCGCGGGTGGCGTTTGTGATCGAGGCCGACTGCATCGGCTGCACCAAGTGCATCCAGGCCTGCCCGGTCGATGCCATCGTCGGCGGCGCCAAGTACATGCACACGGTGCTGGCGCCGCTGTGCACCGGCTGCGAGCTGTGCGTGCCGGCCTGCCCGGTGGATTGCATCGAGCTGCGTCCGGTCTAGGGCGTGATGGCAGGCCCCAGGCCGGGCGCGGCGGCAGGCGCATCCGAATCGGCGCCCGCCGCGTATCGCTAGCTGTCAACGTCCTGCGGAAACGCTGCGCATGCCCACGCCGATCGCCCCTGCCCCGCTCGCCCGCGCGCGCCTGCCGCTGGCTGCCACCCTATGCATCGCCGTGCTCGGCGCGGCCGCCCCGGCGCAGGCCATGCTGCACTACGACGGCCTGGCCTATGCGCCGGATGGCCAGCAACTGCTGTACCGCGAGAGCCACTGGCTGCGCAACGACGGCGCGCGGCTGGTGCTGTACCGCTGCGCCGACGGCACGCCGTTCGCGCGCAAGCGCATCGCCGACGGCAGTATCGCCCCGGATTTCGAACTGGTCGATGCGCGCAGCGGCTACCGCGAAGGCGTGCGCCATGCCGGCAAAGGCCGGGTCATGTTCAGCCAGCGCGACAGCCAGCCGGAACGCAGCGCGCCGTTGCCGGCGACGGCGGCGCCGCAGGTGATCGATGCCGGGTTCGACGCCTATCTGCGCCTGCACTGGGACGCGTTGGGCCAGGGCACGCCGCAGCGCGTGGCGTTCGTGCTGCCCAGTGCGTTGCGCACGCTGGATTTCCAGATCAAGCCCGCGGCGGCGGACGCCGGCGTCCAGCGCTACACGCTGTCGGTGGACGCCTGGTACGGCGGCGTGCTGCCGAACATCGCCGTGGCCTATACGCGCAGCGATCGTCGCCTGCTCGAATTCCGCGGCATCGGCAATGTCCGCGACGCGCGCGGCCGCTATGCGCAGGTGCGCATCGAATTCCCCGAGCGCCTGCGTGGCCAGGCCGACGACGACGCCTGGAACCAGGCGTTGCAGCAACCGCTGGTCGCGCAATGCGCCGCGCGCTGACCCGCGCCGAGCGCGCGTTCACGCCGGCCTCCGGTACTGACGCTACAAGCATGCAACGGCATCGCCCCTCCCACGACAAGGAACATCCATGGCCAAGGCCTACCTGTGGTTCAACGCCGCGCTGTACGCGGTCCTGGCGATCTGGTGCACGCTGCTGCCGGCGCCGACCGCCGCTGCAGTCGGCTACATCGGCCTGGACCGCTCCGGCCAGTCCGAGTACCTGGTCATCTATGGCGGCCTGCAACTGGGGATGGCATTCCTGTTCGGTTATTTCGCGCGTAGCGGGCAGATCCGCACCGGACTGCTGCTGGCGCTGGCCTTCTACGTGCCGATCGTGCTCTACCGCAGCGCCAGCCTGCTGCGGCTGTGGCCGGTCGGGCCGACCACTACCGGCCTGGCCGGCTTCGAAATCCTGCTGCTGCTCGCCGCGCTCGCACTGTGGCGCGGCCAGCGCCGTTGAGCGACGCGCGCGGCGAAAGCCTGTAGCATCGCCGCGACCTTCGCCACCGTTGCCCGGCATGACCGAGACGCCCGATCACGACGAAGCAGGACACTTGCTGGTCGCCACTGCGGCCGGCGACAGCGCCGCATTCGAACGCCTGTACCGCAGCACCGCGCCGCGACTGTTCGGCGTGTGTCTGCGCATCGTGCCGCAGCGCGGCGAAGCCGAGGACGTGCTGCAGGAGGTATTCACCTCCGTCTGGCGCAAGGCCGCGCAGTTCGATCCGCAGCGCGCGCGCGGCCTGACCTGGCTGACCATGATCGCCCGCAACAAGGCCATCGATCATCTGCGCGCGCGTGCATCGGCGCGGCAATCGGTGGCGCTGGACGACGCCGGCGAACTGCACGAAGAGGGCCGCGATCCGATGGCCGAGACCGAATGGCGCCTCGCCGGGCGGCGCCTGGACGTGTGCATGGGCGAGCTGGAGCCGCCGCGCGGCGAGCTGATCCGCACCGCGTTCTTCGAAGGCATCACCTACGAGGAACTGGCCCACCGCAGCGGAACGCCGCTGGGCACGGTCAAGAGCTGGATCCGCCGCGGCCTGGCCAAGCTGAAGGCGTGCCTGGAACGATGAACGCATCCGTGCCCGATCTGCAGGAAACCCCGCCGCCGCGCGACGTGCTGGCAGGCGAATACGTGCTTGGCGTGCTCGATGCAAGCGAACGCCGCGCCGCCGAACAGCGCATCGACGCCGACGCCGAGTTCGCCGCAGCGGTGACGCAATGGCAGCAGCACCTGATGCCGTTGGCCGACGAGATCGCGCCGGTCGCGGTGCCGGAACGTGTGTGGGTGCGTATCCGCGCATCGCTCGGTCTGGATGCGCCGGCGCCGCGTGCGCCGACGGCCTCGCCTGGCTTCTGGGAAAGCGTGCGTACCTGGCGCTGGCTGAGCGCCGGCGGCTTCGCCACCGCGGCGGCCTGCATGCTCACGCTGATGGTCGCGCGTCAGCCGCTACCGCCGCAAACGCCCACGCCGCCAGTTCCGACAGCGCCAGCCGACAGCGGCATCGCGATGACCTCGACGCTGATGCAGGATGACGGCAAGCCCGGCTACGTGGTGCTGATGGACGCCGACA of Xanthomonas translucens pv. cerealis contains these proteins:
- a CDS encoding anti-sigma factor — protein: MNASVPDLQETPPPRDVLAGEYVLGVLDASERRAAEQRIDADAEFAAAVTQWQQHLMPLADEIAPVAVPERVWVRIRASLGLDAPAPRAPTASPGFWESVRTWRWLSAGGFATAAACMLTLMVARQPLPPQTPTPPVPTAPADSGIAMTSTLMQDDGKPGYVVLMDADKQRITLTPLAGSRDAARVPELWLIPADGKARSMGVFDDAKARAARIPDALMPLLSDGALLAVTMEPPGGAPGGVATGPIVAKGGISTLRLAP
- a CDS encoding HAD family hydrolase; this encodes MHLALFDFDHTITTTDTYARFLRRVATPQQLARAKWSVGPWLAGYRLGLVSAQAIRRRATRMVFAGRDAGEIAAHAQTYSHEALPSLLRAEMMQRIAWHQAQGDRVVLVSGSLDLYLQPWCEQHGLALICNRLEARDGGLTGRYADGDCGPHKARLIRARYDVAAYGRVYAYGDSREDRPMLALAHERWYGGRRVT
- the rnfB gene encoding Rnf electron transport complex subunit RnfB; the encoded protein is MKPTHDNLLERLDRLLPQTQCGQCGFDGCRPYAEAMARGTAQVDRCPPGGDAGARALAHVLGTRPLPYDRSRGTHAPARVAFVIEADCIGCTKCIQACPVDAIVGGAKYMHTVLAPLCTGCELCVPACPVDCIELRPV
- a CDS encoding DUF2147 domain-containing protein, producing MRTIFKTLMLALPLSLAAFVAQAADTSPVGRWQTIDDETGKPKSIVQIEQAGNGTLSGKVVEILQSNHGPNPLCDKCDGAQKGKPIKGMTILWGLRPDGTAVWSGGSVLDPAKGKTYKAKITLSDGGKKLQMRGYIGIEALGRTQIWIRE
- a CDS encoding sigma-70 family RNA polymerase sigma factor; protein product: MTETPDHDEAGHLLVATAAGDSAAFERLYRSTAPRLFGVCLRIVPQRGEAEDVLQEVFTSVWRKAAQFDPQRARGLTWLTMIARNKAIDHLRARASARQSVALDDAGELHEEGRDPMAETEWRLAGRRLDVCMGELEPPRGELIRTAFFEGITYEELAHRSGTPLGTVKSWIRRGLAKLKACLER
- the metG gene encoding methionine--tRNA ligase → MTRTALVTTALPYANGPLHLGHLVGYIQADIWVRARRLRGDRTWFVCADDTHGTPIMLAAEKAGVTPENFIANIQASHERDFAAFGVAFDHYDSTNSAANRALTEAFYARLEAGGHIARRSVAQFYDPAKGMFLPDRYIKGICPNCGSADQYGDNCEVCGATYAPTELKEPKSVISGTTPELRDSEHFFFEVGRFDGFLRQWLAGDVALPGVKAKLMEWLDSEGGLRAWDISRDAPYFGFEIPGQPGKYFYVWLDAPIGYLSSFQNLCARQGEAFEPHLAAGTATELHHFIGKDIVNFHGLFWPAVLHGTGHRAPTRLHVNGYLMVDGAKMSKSRGTFVMARTYLDVGLEPEALRYYFAAKSSGGVDDLDLNLGDFVARVNADLVGKFVNLASRCAGFIDKRFGGKLADALPDPAQYARFVAALAQIRDAYERNDAASAIRQTMALADEANKYIDAHKPWVIAKQDGADVQLQAVCTQGLNLFRVLAGALKPVLPRTSAEAEAFLSAPLAAWDELDAPLLAHVIQPYAPLFTRIDPKLIDAMTDASKDTLAPAPTAPMPTAKPAPSAPASAGPGSPAPGPATIGIDDFARLDLRIGKVLVCECVEGSDKLLRFELDAGALGKRQIFSGIRGSYAEPETLVGRSVVFIANLAPRKMRFGLSEGMILSAGFDGGALALLDADSGAQPGMPVR
- a CDS encoding ABC transporter permease/M1 family aminopeptidase yields the protein MILAFLRFELREQLRSPLLWLLAALLALLAFGASSSDAVQIGGGIGNVHRNAPSVVATLMTAFTLVGLLVATLFVSNALLRDFELGTAELVFSSPVRRRDYLLGRIGAALLACMVMYLIVAFGIFIAQFMPWIDPVRLGPVAVSSYLWTLAVMVLPNVLFATALLSLLAVTARNILWVYVGVIVFLVLYGVSRAVLADLDDVWAATLSDPLGIRALAQTLRYWSAEERNHNLPELGGYLLANRALWLGVSVLLFAATFALFRTERSGTRRRFGRKPPTPTIAVPVAAAAIAARAVRLPAVVPFAQHGAGWRQLLRQVRFDSLGVFRSAPFVVVLLLGIANFVPQALFGDTYYGTDIWPVTSVMLQGLQNSYSFLLVIIVLFYAGELVWKERGVRIDGITDAMPVPNWVPLLGKLLTLIAVIAAFQAAGALASVAVQLGKGYTQLEPLLYVKTLALGSVFYVLMGGMALVLQVLSNNKFFGYALLILLLIGQVALSMLDYTQSLYNFGSWPNAPYSDMNGFGHFLPGQLWLQGYWGLFLLTLLLLAAAFWPRGVGSGPRQRLRLARQRLRGSAGVATVLSLLAFAAVGGWIYWNSNIYNTFRSPDQELDLQARYERDYRKYKDLPQPRIVAVSNQVDLHPETQSVVVDATWTVRNTYATPIGEVHLGMNGEDGDNTLVAVDLGGQTLVKHDKALGYRIYRLTTPLQPGAQRTFRFRVDRHPHGLTVGQAQSEIVGNGSFFNSGMLPWFGYNAQQQIEDRNERRKRGLGEPTRMPKLEDQAARANTYISDDADWIDFATTICTAPDQIALAPGYLQKEFSRQGRRCFSYAMDRPMLNFYAYLSARWQVKKARYKDIPIQVYHDAKHPYNVQRMIESVQKSLAYYEQHFSPYQHHQVRIIEFPGYQSFAQSFANTIPYSESIGFIADLRDPDDIDYVFYVTAHEVAHQWWAHQVIGANVQGATMLSESLAQYSALMVMEQEYGRARMRRFLKYELDRYLSGRGGESLEELPLYRVENQQYIHYRKGSLVFYRLREEIGEQALNRALHTFLLAKAFQQPPYTTSAELLQFIRAEARPEQQALITDLFEKITFYDNRVQAASARKRADGRYDVTLQLHAAKHYVDGKGKERDGALDDWIEVGVFAKGASGKERDEKVLYLQRLHVTTAAPTITVTVERLPSEAGFDPYNKLIDRVSDDNRKQVTLQ